A single genomic interval of Agromyces cerinus harbors:
- a CDS encoding FAD-dependent oxidoreductase, which yields MIVTTAPSFVIVGGGLAGATAAKTLRDEGFDGDVHLIAAEAHHPYIRPPLSKDYLAGTAERDSVFVESPEWYRRREIDLQLGTTVTALDPAEQRVQLDTGEALDYDALLLATGSTARRLTIPGAELQGVRTLRTLDDSEALHEELASGGRRLVLIGSGWIGMEVAATARTLGNEVTILERDPVPLANALGDELGGMFAELHVEHGVELRTSVVVTEITGAGGRATGVRLDTGDLFAADLVLVGVGAMPNLDLARSAGAAIGSGVLTDAALRTDLANVWAAGDIAEAYHPLADLRLRSEHWANALHGGAVAARSMLGLPVSYDDIPYFYTDQYDLGMEYSGFGPLTRGAEIVYRGDRDAREFISFWVAGGRVVAGMNVNVWDVNEGVQGVIRRGNVVDPARLADERIPLEEL from the coding sequence ATGATCGTGACCACGGCGCCGAGTTTCGTCATCGTCGGCGGGGGACTCGCCGGCGCCACCGCGGCGAAGACGCTCCGCGACGAGGGCTTCGACGGCGACGTCCACTTGATCGCGGCCGAGGCGCATCATCCGTACATCCGGCCGCCGCTGTCGAAGGACTACCTCGCAGGCACCGCCGAGCGCGACTCGGTGTTCGTCGAGTCGCCCGAGTGGTACCGCCGGCGCGAGATCGACCTGCAACTCGGTACCACCGTCACCGCGCTCGACCCCGCAGAGCAGCGCGTGCAGCTCGACACGGGCGAGGCGCTCGACTACGACGCCCTGCTGCTCGCGACCGGATCGACCGCCCGTCGCCTCACGATCCCCGGTGCCGAACTGCAGGGAGTGCGCACGCTTCGCACCCTCGATGATTCCGAAGCGCTGCACGAGGAGCTCGCGAGTGGCGGCCGTCGACTCGTGCTGATCGGGTCGGGCTGGATCGGCATGGAGGTCGCCGCGACGGCGCGCACCCTCGGCAACGAGGTCACGATCCTCGAGCGAGACCCCGTGCCGCTCGCGAACGCGCTCGGAGACGAGCTCGGCGGCATGTTCGCCGAACTGCACGTCGAGCACGGCGTGGAGCTCCGAACCTCCGTCGTCGTCACCGAGATCACTGGCGCCGGCGGCCGCGCGACCGGCGTGCGGCTCGACACCGGCGACCTCTTCGCCGCAGATCTCGTGCTGGTCGGCGTCGGCGCGATGCCGAACCTCGACCTGGCCCGCAGCGCCGGCGCCGCGATCGGCTCGGGAGTGCTCACCGACGCCGCGCTCCGCACCGACCTGGCGAACGTCTGGGCCGCGGGTGACATCGCCGAGGCGTACCATCCGCTCGCCGACCTGCGCCTGCGAAGCGAACACTGGGCCAACGCCCTGCACGGCGGCGCGGTCGCCGCCCGCTCGATGCTCGGACTCCCCGTCTCCTACGACGACATCCCGTACTTCTACACCGACCAGTACGACCTGGGCATGGAGTACTCGGGCTTCGGCCCGCTGACCCGAGGCGCCGAGATCGTGTACCGCGGCGATCGGGACGCCCGGGAGTTCATCTCGTTCTGGGTCGCCGGCGGTCGCGTGGTCGCGGGCATGAACGTCAACGTCTGGGATGTCAACGAAGGGGTGCAAGGCGTCATCCGGCGCGGCAACGTGGTCGACCCGGCGCGCCTCGCCGACGAGCGGATTCCGTTGGAGGAGCTGTGA
- a CDS encoding helix-turn-helix transcriptional regulator, giving the protein MDDSARHDDLVAVASIADPQRRALLEFVGRHPEPVGRDEAARALGMARGTAAFHLDRLVEAGWLVTEFQRRNGRTGPGAGRPAKLYTAASGEVSVSVPKRHYDIAAELLSRAVEESDRTGRPIRPTLERVATDLGRALGSASDSMTEVLQRLGYEPVDDGADGLLLTNCPFHRVAQNHTATICGANRALLQGAAEGVDGEARAVVLEPGVGQCCVRLVAGDPA; this is encoded by the coding sequence ATGGACGACTCCGCGCGGCACGACGACCTGGTGGCCGTCGCCTCGATCGCAGACCCGCAACGGCGGGCGCTGCTCGAGTTCGTCGGCCGGCATCCCGAGCCCGTCGGCCGCGACGAAGCCGCTCGGGCGCTCGGCATGGCGCGCGGAACTGCGGCCTTCCACCTCGATCGACTCGTCGAGGCGGGGTGGCTCGTCACCGAGTTCCAACGTCGCAACGGCCGCACCGGGCCGGGCGCCGGGCGCCCCGCGAAGCTCTACACCGCCGCCTCCGGTGAGGTCTCCGTCTCCGTGCCCAAGCGCCACTACGACATCGCCGCCGAGCTCTTGAGCCGGGCCGTCGAGGAATCGGATCGCACGGGCCGCCCGATCCGGCCGACGCTCGAACGCGTCGCGACCGACCTCGGCCGGGCGCTCGGCTCGGCCTCCGACTCGATGACCGAGGTGCTCCAGCGACTCGGCTACGAACCCGTCGACGACGGCGCCGATGGGCTGCTCCTCACCAACTGCCCGTTCCACCGGGTCGCGCAGAACCACACCGCGACGATCTGCGGTGCCAACCGGGCCCTCCTCCAGGGCGCCGCCGAAGGCGTCGACGGGGAGGCGAGAGCGGTCGTGCTCGAACCCGGCGTGGGGCAGTGCTGCGTACGGCTCGTGGCCGGCGACCCGGCCTAG